A region of the Longimicrobiaceae bacterium genome:
TGTACGCGCTGCACCGGCCGGACATGTTCTCGTCCGCGGCTCCGCTCAGCGCGAGCGTCGGTCCCCTGTCGCTGGAAGAATTCCGCCAGCGCCTGGCGAGGACCGATCCCGATGTCCGGCCCGACGATCCGGCCGTCGAAGCGTATTACCACCGCCATAACGCGCTCTCCCTGATCGAAGCGCTGCCGGAAGACCAGCGCGAAGCCGTTCGCTGGTACATCGACTGCGGCGACGACGATTTCCTCTACGAGGGTAACTCGCTGGTGCACATCGCCATGCGGAAGAAGGAGATCCCGCACGAGTTCCGCATCCGCGACGGCGGCCACACCTGGACCTACTGGCGAGAAGCGTTACCCGCCGTGCTCGAGTTCGTCTCGCAGGCATTTCATCAGTACTGAGAGGCGGGAGCACGACTGATGTTGCAACGGCGGAGAGAGCGCCTCCATCTCCGGTGGATGGTTGCGAGGTGAATGGCTATGGCCTGCGACCGTTGCGGGAGGGATCTTGCCAGCCTCCGAGGCGGGACCTGAACTTGCTGAGAGTCGGCCAAACCTATCGGGAGGACGAGAGATGAGCTCGAGTTCGAAGCCGGTCTTCCGCAAGCTCGACCGGGAGGAGTGTGAGGCGATCCTCACTCGCAATCACGTGGGCCGGATCGCCTACGCCCGCGGAAACCAGATCGACATCGAGCCGGTCCACTACGTCTACCGCGATGGCTGGATCTACGGGCGAACCTCGGTCGGGCGGAAGATCGAGATGACCGGATACTCGTGGTGGCCGGTCGCCTTCGAGGTCGATGAGGTGGAGGGGCTGTTCCAGTGGCGGAGCGTGGTCGTGCACGGAGGGTTCTACACGATCCCGGCCACGGGTGTCGATTGGGAGGTGCAGGAGTGGCAGCGCAGCGTGGAGCTGTTACGCACCCTCATCCCCGAGACCTTCACGGAGGAGGACCCGGTCGCCTTCCGCGACATCGTCTTCCGCATTGCGGTGCAGGAGATCAGCGGCCGGGAGGCGGTGAGCCCGGATGAGAGTGCGAGCTGAGCTCCGCTAATCCTGGGGAGATTTTGGCGGGACGAGTAGAACCATTCCCCGCGCTCTCTGCAGGAGCTGACGCGACACGGTTCCCAGCAACACCCGACCGATATAGCCGTGCCCGTGGCTCCCGGCCGCGATCAGGTCAACGTTGAGCCGGCTCGCCAGCGCCAGCAGCTCCTGCACGGGATCTCCCTCGCAAACGACTCGCGCGACGTCCACTTCCCGGCCCCCGCTCAGCCCATCGGCGAGCTCGTCCAGGCACGCTTCCGCACGGCGTCGATACTCGGTGCGCCACTCCGCCAGGCTGGGAAACGGACCCACCTCCGCTGCGGGCCACATGACGTGGGCCAGGATGATGTGCGCCGGCTGGCTCATCACCGAGAGCGCCGCGCGGGCCGCGCGCAGGCTGTGTTCGCTGAAGTCGATGGCGACCAGGGCCCGCGCGGGCAGCGCGACCGTGTCGGCGGGCACCGCCAGGACCGGAACGGTAGTGAGGCGGACGACCCGCAGCGCGATGTCACCGCCGCGCCATCGCTCGGCGGGCACGGCCGGGCCACTCCCGACGAGGATCAGCTCCGCGCCGACTGCCGCCGCCCTCGAGGCGATGGCCGCGGCCGCATTCCCCGCCTCGACGCTGACGCTCCAGCGATCGTCTGCCTCATAGCCCACTTTCGCCAGTTGGTCGAGCACGCTGCGGCGCACTGCCTCCCGCTCG
Encoded here:
- a CDS encoding pyridoxamine 5'-phosphate oxidase family protein, with amino-acid sequence MSSSSKPVFRKLDREECEAILTRNHVGRIAYARGNQIDIEPVHYVYRDGWIYGRTSVGRKIEMTGYSWWPVAFEVDEVEGLFQWRSVVVHGGFYTIPATGVDWEVQEWQRSVELLRTLIPETFTEEDPVAFRDIVFRIAVQEISGREAVSPDESAS
- a CDS encoding universal stress protein: MKRPILIATHGGAGADGAVRLGLMLARENGKPVEVVAVARPVPRYPVPGVGDYPEGYALYDMIEREAVRRSVLDQLAKVGYEADDRWSVSVEAGNAAAAIASRAAAVGAELILVGSGPAVPAERWRGGDIALRVVRLTTVPVLAVPADTVALPARALVAIDFSEHSLRAARAALSVMSQPAHIILAHVMWPAAEVGPFPSLAEWRTEYRRRAEACLDELADGLSGGREVDVARVVCEGDPVQELLALASRLNVDLIAAGSHGHGYIGRVLLGTVSRQLLQRARGMVLLVPPKSPQD